The following coding sequences lie in one Vibrio sp. BS-M-Sm-2 genomic window:
- a CDS encoding sulfite exporter TauE/SafE family protein, with amino-acid sequence MTPDWIGAFVVGLIGAGHCMGMCGGIASLLSIGNSKPSPVIPLLYNLGRLLSYAVIGGVIGGAISSIGQLSDFNALLGWLRLFAAGFMIILGLYIGKWWFGLLFFEKVGQKLWRYISPLGKSFLPLKHPSHALPFGFIWGWLPCGLVYSMLTWAAVSGSWYNGAGIMLAFGLGTLPAMLTVGMGANILKKLQQADLFRQLGAILILIYGFYTGYMALQLIIYTV; translated from the coding sequence ATGACGCCTGATTGGATCGGAGCCTTTGTTGTTGGATTGATCGGCGCAGGCCACTGCATGGGAATGTGTGGTGGTATTGCGTCGCTTCTGTCAATTGGCAACAGTAAACCTTCCCCTGTTATTCCCCTACTTTATAACCTAGGGCGCTTGCTCAGTTATGCCGTGATTGGCGGCGTGATTGGTGGTGCAATTTCTTCGATTGGCCAGCTCAGCGATTTTAATGCTCTGCTGGGTTGGCTGCGTTTGTTTGCTGCTGGCTTTATGATCATACTAGGTTTGTATATTGGTAAATGGTGGTTTGGCTTGCTGTTCTTTGAAAAAGTCGGACAGAAACTATGGCGTTATATCTCTCCTTTAGGTAAATCATTTTTACCATTGAAGCACCCTAGCCACGCTTTGCCGTTTGGCTTTATCTGGGGTTGGCTTCCGTGTGGTCTCGTTTATTCGATGCTTACATGGGCAGCAGTATCAGGGAGTTGGTACAACGGTGCTGGTATCATGCTTGCTTTCGGTTTAGGTACGCTTCCAGCAATGCTCACAGTGGGTATGGGCGCTAATATCCTCAAAAAACTGCAACAAGCTGACTTATTTCGTCAATTAGGCGCAATTTTAATCCTCATTTACGGTTTCTATACTGGTTATATGGCATTGCAGCTCATTATTTATACCGTATAG
- the ttcA gene encoding tRNA 2-thiocytidine(32) synthetase TtcA — protein MNQNDNRKETLEFNKLQKRLRRNVGNAIIDYNMIEENDVVMACISGGKDSFAMLDILLRLREAAPIKFDVVAVNLDQKQPGFPEHILPEYFETLNIPYYIVDKDTYSVVKEKVPEGKTTCGLCSRLRRGTLYSFAEKIGATKIALGHHLDDIVETMFLNMFHGARLKAMPPKLRSDDGRNVVIRPLTYCRETDLIKYAEHKEFPIIPCNLCGSQENLQRQNIKAMLIDWDKKTPGRVEKIFKSIQNVSPSQLADRELFDFVNLPLDRSEDRKAYEFEEAEISSSNIDESMFIDVTNV, from the coding sequence ATGAACCAAAACGATAATAGAAAAGAAACACTTGAATTCAACAAACTTCAGAAACGTCTGAGAAGAAATGTTGGAAATGCCATCATCGACTACAACATGATCGAAGAGAATGATGTGGTAATGGCATGTATTAGTGGCGGTAAAGATTCATTTGCGATGCTAGATATTTTGCTACGTTTGCGTGAAGCAGCACCAATCAAATTTGATGTTGTTGCGGTAAACCTAGACCAAAAACAACCTGGGTTCCCTGAGCACATTCTTCCTGAGTACTTTGAAACGCTGAACATTCCTTACTACATCGTAGATAAAGACACGTACTCGGTGGTTAAAGAGAAAGTGCCAGAAGGCAAAACAACGTGTGGCCTATGTTCTCGTCTTCGTCGTGGTACTTTGTACTCATTCGCAGAGAAGATTGGCGCAACTAAGATCGCACTTGGTCACCACCTAGACGACATCGTTGAGACCATGTTCCTTAACATGTTCCACGGCGCTCGTCTTAAGGCTATGCCACCTAAGCTTCGTTCAGATGATGGTCGTAACGTTGTTATTCGTCCACTGACTTACTGCCGTGAAACGGACCTAATCAAATACGCTGAGCACAAAGAGTTCCCAATCATTCCTTGTAACCTATGTGGGTCACAAGAGAATCTACAGCGTCAGAACATTAAAGCGATGCTAATTGATTGGGATAAGAAAACGCCTGGTCGAGTTGAGAAGATCTTCAAGTCAATCCAGAATGTAAGCCCAAGCCAACTGGCTGACCGCGAGCTGTTTGACTTCGTGAACCTTCCTCTAGACCGTAGTGAAGACCGCAAAGCATACGAATTCGAAGAAGCTGAAATCTCATCTTCAAACATTGATGAGTCAATGTTCATCGACGTGACGAATGTTTAG
- a CDS encoding FixH family protein — protein sequence MVKPWYKQFWPWFLIALPATVVIWTIMTVIVFTQNSVDLVTEDYYKKGKGINVDISKVNIAKELGLSALVNEKGNSVIITLDKGKLEHFPAINAMFVHRTLPDRDFTQLLTADARGNYTLTLDHEMQGPWFIELSPHDSEWLVQGRMNFPIETPTQLTN from the coding sequence ATGGTAAAGCCTTGGTATAAACAGTTTTGGCCGTGGTTCTTAATCGCGTTGCCAGCTACAGTAGTTATTTGGACCATCATGACGGTTATTGTGTTTACGCAGAACTCTGTAGACCTAGTGACTGAGGATTACTATAAAAAAGGAAAAGGCATTAATGTCGATATTTCGAAAGTAAACATCGCTAAAGAATTAGGTCTGTCAGCTTTAGTTAACGAAAAAGGTAACTCGGTTATCATTACTCTAGATAAAGGTAAACTTGAGCACTTTCCTGCTATTAACGCGATGTTCGTTCACAGAACGCTGCCTGACCGTGATTTCACTCAACTGCTGACTGCAGATGCGAGAGGCAACTACACCTTGACTCTAGACCACGAAATGCAAGGTCCATGGTTTATCGAGCTTTCTCCGCACGATTCAGAATGGCTAGTGCAAGGTCGTATGAACTTCCCTATTGAAACTCCTACTCAACTAACGAACTAA
- the ccoS gene encoding cbb3-type cytochrome oxidase assembly protein CcoS — MESLYILIPIAIVLVCIAVGIFLWAVKSEQFEDLERQGHNILFDEDEKAHNHSDSKPVKNEKANSESQTNVDKKNDDA, encoded by the coding sequence ATGGAAAGTTTATACATACTCATTCCAATCGCGATCGTACTTGTGTGTATCGCTGTCGGTATCTTTCTATGGGCCGTTAAGAGCGAACAGTTTGAAGACCTCGAACGCCAAGGTCACAATATTCTGTTTGATGAAGACGAAAAGGCTCACAACCATTCTGATAGCAAACCTGTTAAGAATGAGAAAGCTAACAGCGAAAGCCAAACTAACGTAGACAAAAAGAACGATGACGCCTGA
- a CDS encoding heavy metal translocating P-type ATPase produces the protein MCESCYHCGEDVPAETDFKVEILGSTRKMCCPGCETVAQTIVDSGLVSYYQYRTAPAEKADLVPEQLLALSHYDNEDVQLEFVRNSENTSEVTLSLEGVSCAACAWLIEKQVSSKQGVGSIRVNTTTNRALLSWDNTQVKLSELLSAIHTLGYKAAPFEADQQEAAYHRSMKNYLYRLGVAGLATMQVMMLAVALYLEVFGNLEPEFKNYFRWVSLIFATPVLLYSALPFYINAWRSIKGRTLGMDVPVSIALLFAYVASLVATVTEKGEVFFESISMFTFFLLLGRFLEMRARRKAAAASGNLLKLVPAMATTLDGEQVPVKTLKVGDQIRVLPGEHIPADGKVLSGRVHIDESMLTGESIHVVKNEGDTVFAGTLNGDESFELEVMTSKADSVISNIVRLQDEAQLSKPRIAEIADVVARYFVAVILIISFGTWFYWHQTRPEDAFWIMLSVLVATCPCALSLATPTAITCSTSRMGNFGILLRKGHVFETLCKVNHLIIDKTGTLTEGDIRISQVETFAELDKDTCLKVAASLEQHANHPIAKAFKTHISDDIQVESVNNVIGSGITGEWNGDEVAIGSSEFILGQAQRSESNGIYLSMAGRHIATFTYEDPIRKESIEFIKQFKDAGIKTTLLTGDSLINAKPVAEEIGITDIVANAKPEDKLAYLNSRDASDITMMVGDGINDAPILAGAHLSVAMGGGTDVAKASADMVLLGDKLDRLLKSRTLALKTRKIIRENLAWSLGYNLLILPLAVAGLVAPYIAVVGMSASSIIVVSNSLRLLKEQGK, from the coding sequence ATGTGTGAATCCTGTTATCACTGCGGTGAAGATGTACCAGCGGAAACGGATTTTAAAGTAGAGATCTTAGGATCGACTCGTAAGATGTGTTGTCCGGGTTGCGAAACCGTAGCCCAGACAATCGTTGATAGCGGTTTGGTTTCTTACTACCAATATCGCACCGCTCCTGCTGAAAAAGCTGATCTAGTGCCAGAGCAACTGCTGGCACTCAGTCATTACGACAATGAAGATGTTCAATTAGAGTTCGTTCGTAACTCTGAAAACACCTCTGAAGTGACATTGTCACTAGAAGGTGTTTCTTGTGCCGCCTGTGCATGGCTTATTGAGAAGCAAGTCTCTTCAAAACAAGGTGTTGGTAGCATTCGTGTGAATACCACTACTAACCGTGCCCTACTTAGCTGGGACAACACGCAAGTTAAACTGAGCGAGTTGTTATCGGCAATCCATACCCTTGGCTATAAAGCAGCGCCTTTCGAGGCTGACCAACAAGAAGCGGCCTACCACCGCTCAATGAAGAACTACTTGTATCGCCTTGGTGTCGCTGGCCTAGCGACTATGCAAGTCATGATGCTTGCAGTGGCTCTATATCTTGAAGTGTTTGGTAACCTTGAGCCTGAGTTTAAAAACTACTTCCGTTGGGTCAGCTTGATCTTCGCGACGCCGGTTCTGCTCTACTCTGCATTGCCTTTCTATATTAATGCGTGGCGAAGTATCAAAGGTCGAACATTAGGCATGGATGTGCCCGTTTCGATTGCTCTGTTGTTTGCTTACGTTGCTAGTTTGGTGGCGACGGTCACAGAGAAAGGTGAAGTGTTCTTTGAGTCTATCTCGATGTTCACTTTCTTCCTATTGCTTGGTCGCTTTCTTGAAATGCGTGCTCGTCGTAAAGCAGCCGCCGCTAGCGGTAATCTGCTTAAGCTTGTTCCTGCGATGGCAACAACGTTAGATGGCGAACAAGTTCCGGTAAAGACCTTAAAAGTTGGCGACCAAATACGCGTTCTTCCTGGTGAACACATTCCTGCCGATGGCAAAGTATTGTCTGGTCGAGTTCATATTGATGAATCGATGCTGACTGGTGAATCTATCCACGTAGTGAAAAACGAGGGTGATACTGTCTTCGCTGGTACATTGAATGGTGACGAGTCGTTTGAACTGGAAGTGATGACATCAAAAGCGGATTCGGTGATTTCCAATATCGTTCGTCTGCAAGATGAAGCGCAACTTTCTAAGCCTAGAATTGCTGAAATCGCTGATGTGGTGGCTCGATACTTTGTTGCGGTTATCCTGATCATTTCTTTTGGTACTTGGTTCTACTGGCACCAAACACGCCCAGAAGATGCTTTCTGGATTATGCTTTCGGTACTTGTTGCGACATGTCCTTGTGCTCTATCGCTTGCAACACCGACTGCAATAACCTGTTCAACTTCTCGCATGGGTAACTTCGGTATTTTGCTGCGCAAAGGCCATGTATTCGAAACCTTGTGCAAAGTGAATCACTTGATCATTGATAAAACTGGCACATTGACTGAGGGTGATATTCGTATCAGCCAAGTTGAAACCTTCGCTGAACTTGATAAAGACACCTGTCTCAAAGTAGCGGCGAGCTTAGAACAACATGCTAACCACCCTATTGCGAAAGCGTTCAAGACTCATATTTCTGATGATATCCAAGTAGAATCAGTCAATAACGTGATTGGTTCAGGCATCACTGGTGAATGGAATGGCGATGAAGTCGCTATCGGTAGTAGTGAATTCATTTTAGGTCAAGCTCAACGATCGGAAAGTAACGGTATTTACTTGTCGATGGCGGGCCGTCATATTGCAACGTTTACATATGAAGATCCCATTCGCAAAGAAAGCATCGAGTTTATTAAGCAATTTAAAGATGCGGGAATCAAAACGACACTGCTTACTGGCGATTCTTTGATTAACGCGAAGCCTGTTGCTGAAGAGATCGGTATTACAGACATTGTTGCTAACGCGAAACCTGAAGATAAGCTTGCTTACCTGAACTCTCGAGATGCAAGTGACATTACCATGATGGTTGGCGATGGCATTAATGATGCTCCTATTCTTGCGGGTGCCCACCTTTCCGTTGCTATGGGCGGCGGTACCGATGTGGCGAAAGCCTCTGCAGATATGGTGTTACTGGGTGATAAGCTTGATAGATTACTTAAGTCCCGTACATTGGCGCTAAAAACGCGTAAGATAATCCGTGAAAACTTGGCGTGGTCATTAGGATATAACTTACTTATTCTTCCATTGGCTGTCGCAGGTTTGGTTGCTCCTTACATTGCCGTTGTTGGCATGTCTGCTAGCTCTATTATTGTTGTGTCTAACTCGTTAAGGCTTTTAAAAGAGCAAGGTAAATAA
- the uspE gene encoding universal stress protein UspE translates to MSIYNKILVVADINHDEQPALVRAIQLAKKSTSTSHITFFLSIYDFSYEMTSMLSVDERDAMRKGVIHQREIWMNKVAEPYLDDSIEFNVQVVWHNRPYEAIIAEVYSGEHDILIKGTRKHDTLESVIFTPTDWHLLRKCPSPVLLVKNDFWPDHAKIFASVHVGSETEAHLELNDTIVDRLLEITSRLDAEPLLVNAYPVTPANITIELPEFDPTSYTDAVRGHHLTAMKALRQKHGMCEEQTVVEQGLPEDVIPRVASENNAAMVILGTTGRTGLSAVFIGNTAEHVIDKINCDVLALKPSGYVSPLDPNLSKG, encoded by the coding sequence ATGAGTATCTATAACAAAATTTTAGTTGTCGCAGACATTAATCACGATGAGCAACCTGCTCTAGTTCGTGCTATCCAACTTGCCAAGAAAAGCACCTCAACAAGCCACATCACTTTCTTTTTGTCGATATACGACTTCTCGTATGAAATGACATCTATGCTCTCTGTCGATGAGAGAGACGCAATGCGTAAAGGCGTGATTCACCAGCGTGAAATCTGGATGAATAAAGTCGCAGAACCTTACCTAGATGATTCTATTGAATTTAATGTACAAGTGGTTTGGCATAACCGCCCATACGAAGCGATCATTGCCGAAGTTTATAGTGGCGAGCATGATATCTTGATCAAAGGTACGCGCAAGCACGATACCTTGGAATCTGTCATCTTCACTCCAACCGATTGGCATCTGTTGAGAAAGTGCCCTAGCCCAGTACTATTAGTTAAAAACGATTTCTGGCCAGATCACGCGAAGATTTTTGCTTCAGTTCATGTTGGTTCGGAAACAGAAGCTCACTTAGAGCTTAACGATACAATAGTCGATAGGTTACTAGAGATCACGAGTCGTTTAGATGCTGAACCGTTATTGGTCAATGCCTACCCAGTAACCCCTGCAAATATTACTATTGAACTACCAGAGTTTGATCCAACGTCTTATACCGACGCGGTTCGTGGCCATCACTTAACAGCCATGAAAGCGTTGCGCCAGAAGCACGGTATGTGTGAAGAGCAAACTGTGGTTGAGCAAGGCTTACCTGAAGATGTTATTCCTCGTGTAGCTTCTGAAAATAACGCAGCGATGGTGATCCTAGGGACAACGGGTCGTACTGGCTTGTCTGCCGTGTTTATTGGCAATACAGCGGAACATGTTATCGACAAGATTAACTGTGATGTGTTGGCTCTTAAGCCATCTGGTTACGTGAGCCCATTAGACCCTAACCTTTCGAAAGGTTAA
- a CDS encoding DUF2987 domain-containing protein: MKKTVLALLASFSLGVSLPASAQEYMFTYSKLYTQLKNNTKEGHDDVKVAVFFVDQQAQTICHISKAWMEKEEHYEELKVSPANELLLPVDQNLRSANPLIFVQTQEQECAYSLVVMTQEPLVGTVEVAQLESLLPQMQAMLEDVSGMFSGWFTPDIQGLTLEFANKLESNIELSNGKQIPIKKGRAKFTLAELNGSDSITLPEATVRVLPYIPAQ; encoded by the coding sequence ATGAAAAAGACAGTACTCGCTCTATTAGCCTCATTCAGCCTTGGGGTTTCTCTTCCGGCTTCAGCTCAAGAATACATGTTCACGTATTCCAAGCTCTACACACAGCTTAAAAACAACACCAAAGAAGGGCATGATGACGTCAAAGTTGCGGTCTTCTTTGTGGATCAACAAGCTCAAACAATCTGTCACATCAGCAAAGCGTGGATGGAGAAGGAAGAACATTATGAAGAGCTAAAAGTCTCTCCAGCCAATGAACTGCTTCTACCGGTAGATCAAAATCTGCGTTCAGCAAACCCTCTTATCTTTGTACAAACACAAGAACAAGAGTGTGCGTATTCTTTAGTTGTGATGACGCAAGAGCCTTTAGTTGGAACTGTTGAAGTTGCACAGCTAGAAAGCCTATTACCACAGATGCAGGCGATGCTTGAAGATGTCAGCGGTATGTTCTCTGGCTGGTTCACACCAGATATCCAAGGGTTAACGCTGGAGTTCGCTAATAAGCTTGAAAGCAACATCGAGCTTTCAAACGGCAAGCAAATACCAATCAAAAAAGGGCGAGCGAAATTCACCTTAGCGGAGTTGAATGGAAGTGACAGCATCACGTTACCAGAAGCAACAGTGCGCGTATTGCCGTACATTCCCGCGCAATAA
- a CDS encoding FNR family transcription factor, which translates to MISEKPVTKRVQSGGCAIHCQDCSISQLCIPFTLNESELDQLDQIIERKKPIQKGQELFKAGDELKSLYAIRSGTIKSYTITEQGDEQITAFHLAGDLVGFDAITGDLHPSFAQALETSMVCEIPYEILDDLSGKMPKLRQQIMRLMSNEIKGDQEMILLLSKKNAEERLAAFLYNLSTRFSQRGFSPREFRLTMTRGDIGNYLGLTVETISRLLGRFQKADILSVKGKYITIEDHDALMELAGVSKE; encoded by the coding sequence ATGATTTCTGAAAAGCCTGTGACGAAACGTGTTCAGTCTGGTGGCTGTGCGATCCATTGCCAGGATTGTAGTATTAGCCAGCTCTGTATTCCGTTTACTTTGAATGAATCTGAACTCGATCAACTTGATCAGATCATTGAGAGAAAAAAGCCTATTCAAAAAGGCCAAGAGTTATTTAAAGCCGGTGACGAGCTTAAATCTCTATATGCTATTCGCTCTGGAACGATCAAGAGCTACACGATTACCGAGCAAGGTGATGAGCAAATTACTGCATTCCACCTAGCGGGCGATCTTGTTGGCTTCGATGCGATTACTGGTGACCTACACCCTAGTTTCGCACAAGCGCTAGAAACTTCTATGGTATGTGAAATTCCATATGAGATTCTTGATGACCTATCAGGAAAAATGCCTAAATTGCGTCAGCAAATCATGCGCCTGATGAGCAACGAGATTAAAGGTGACCAAGAAATGATTCTGCTTCTTTCAAAGAAGAACGCGGAAGAGCGTCTTGCTGCATTCCTTTACAACCTTTCTACTCGCTTCTCTCAACGTGGTTTCAGCCCGCGTGAGTTCCGTCTAACGATGACTCGTGGCGATATTGGTAACTACCTTGGGTTGACTGTTGAAACAATTAGTCGTCTTTTAGGTCGTTTCCAAAAAGCAGACATCTTGAGCGTTAAAGGTAAATACATCACTATCGAAGATCACGATGCGTTGATGGAACTTGCTGGCGTTTCAAAAGAATAG